A window from Ictalurus furcatus strain D&B chromosome 16, Billie_1.0, whole genome shotgun sequence encodes these proteins:
- the ripply3 gene encoding protein ripply3, with the protein MSVTSLNAPPPCAPLYKLRLAPLSHSILLSTGTMLPPGAGTKSSPVHHIQASRWHPIGPGAQLTRCPVIWRPWTLTMSDTQPKKKAPGSRQVSDMQGFHHPVRLFMPRSKIQDYLSHLGRKVLASFPVQATLHFYNDDSSSEDEDETEIEFRAPGKTST; encoded by the exons ATGAGCGTGACGTCACTAAACGCCCCGCCCCCCTGCGCGCCCCTTTATAAACTGCGGCTCGCTCCCCTCTCACACAGTATTCTACTCTCGACAGGAACTATGCTCCCTCCCGGTGCAGGTACAAAAAGCTCACCTGTACATCATATACAAGCCAGCAGATGGCATCCAATAGGACCCGGTGCACAACTCACTAG ATGTCCAGTGATATGGAGACCGTGGACTCTTACCATGTCAGACACTCAGcctaaaaaa AAAGCTCCTGGATCCAGGCAGGTGTCTGACATGCAAGGCTTTCATCACCCAGTGAG GCTGTTCATGCCCAGATCTAAAATCCAGGACTATCTGTCTCACCTGGGGAGGAAAGTTCTGGCCAGCTTTCCCGTTCAAGCCACTCTACATTTCTATAATGATGACTCCAGctctgaagatgaagatgaaacgGAGATTGAGTTTAGAGCTCCAGGAAAAACGAGCACATAA